The stretch of DNA CTCGTGGCTTTTCAACAGTCATGGGCCGGCGGCATTGGTAACAGTCCGGTGAGAGCCACAGGGGTCGCGGAATTAAAGGACGGCAACCTGGCCGGGGCACGCAGGGCGGCGCTGGAGGACGCCCTCAGACAGGCGCTAGAGCAGGGAGTGGGAATGTTGATGCATTCAGTGAGCATCTTCAAGGATGACCGGCTCATGGAAAGGATCTATGCCGATGTCCATGGGTGCATTGGCAGTTACAGGATAATAGATGAAAAGGTGTCAGGGGGGCTCTGCACGGTGACAGTGGAGGCAGAGGTCAAAGAGGATGTCCTGAGAGATGCCCTGTCAAGGCTGGGACTCATAAAGGCCATGATGGACTTTCCCAGGGTAATGATCTTGCCTGGCCCGGGAGCCAAGAGGAGTCAGGCGGCAGAGGCGGCCATTACCAGGGAATTGGTCCGTAACCGGTTCGACGTGGTTGAATCCGGGGCCTTTCCGACGCAGGCCCTCAATGGGGGCGGGGCAAAAACAGGCATGAATTCGGCTGCCGCCAGGGCCGGGTGCGAACATGACGCGGAGCTTGTCATTCTCTACTGGTTGGAGTCTGAAGAGGCCTGGAATGACGGCATAATGGAGACAGTGCCGGTGACGTTCAGGGCCAGGGCTGTGGAGACCACCACCGGCCAGATCCTTGACGCATGGCAAAGCGTTGTGAACGGTGTAGGCGAAACGCCTGCCCTTGCCGCAAGGGATGGAGTTGCAAGGGCAGCTTCCAGGGGTGCGAAGGAGATGAGCCGGGCCATTGCTGCATGGTGGGCTGACTACACGGCAAACGGTATTCCCTATGTGATCATATTAAGGACAGGTAAGGGCACTGGCCAGGATTGCACCGGGTTTGTCCGGGCCTTGGAGGCCGTGGCAGGTGTGGTGTCCGTCACGGAAAGGCGCTCTGACAGAGGCATTACTGAAATCATGGTGCGCTTCAAGGGAGGGGCAGGAGAATTGAAGCATGAGGTGCTGGAAGTGGCGGCGGAAGAAGCCGGGCTTGCTTCCCTGCACCTCGTTAGGTCCAGGGGAAGGTTCATGGTGTTTGAACAGTAGCTTGCAGGGTGGGTTAAGGATCATTGGCTCCTAATCCACCAAAACAAGTATGAGCAATTATCGAAGGGTCTACAGGAAGGGCGGTTGTGGCCATCGATTGGGGTGGCAAAGCCCCCCGGAGCATGGGTGAAATACAAATTAAGTGATGCGAACAATGAATAGGGTGCCTTTAAAAATTAGCAATTTTGTTCAAGGG from Dissulfuribacter thermophilus encodes:
- a CDS encoding flagellar assembly protein T N-terminal domain-containing protein, whose amino-acid sequence is MNLKTGSTGRGKFRKFFFLFTALLLVAFQQSWAGGIGNSPVRATGVAELKDGNLAGARRAALEDALRQALEQGVGMLMHSVSIFKDDRLMERIYADVHGCIGSYRIIDEKVSGGLCTVTVEAEVKEDVLRDALSRLGLIKAMMDFPRVMILPGPGAKRSQAAEAAITRELVRNRFDVVESGAFPTQALNGGGAKTGMNSAAARAGCEHDAELVILYWLESEEAWNDGIMETVPVTFRARAVETTTGQILDAWQSVVNGVGETPALAARDGVARAASRGAKEMSRAIAAWWADYTANGIPYVIILRTGKGTGQDCTGFVRALEAVAGVVSVTERRSDRGITEIMVRFKGGAGELKHEVLEVAAEEAGLASLHLVRSRGRFMVFEQ